The following proteins are co-located in the Spea bombifrons isolate aSpeBom1 chromosome 3, aSpeBom1.2.pri, whole genome shotgun sequence genome:
- the OPN5 gene encoding opsin-5, producing the protein MAPNNSFIENRGYVPHYAKDEDPFSSKLSWEADVVAGIYLTVIGVLSTLGNGYVLYMAFKKKKKLRPAEIMTINLAVCDLGISVSGKPFCIVSFFSHRWVFGWTLCRCYGWIGFFFGTGSLITLTVVSLDRYLKICHMRYGTWLKRHHAFISLMFIWSYASLWATLPLVGVGNYAPEPFGTSCTLDWWLAQSSLSGKVFVITILFACLILPASIIVFSYAKIIAKVKSSAKEIAHFDTRNQKNHKLEIKLTKVAMLICAGFLFAWIPYAVVSVWSAFGRPDSVPIKVSVIPTLLAKSAAMYNPIIYQVIDYKSTCCRPKKSLQKAHSRVYTIPPGE; encoded by the exons ATGGCACCTAACAACAGTTTTATAGAAAACAGAGGTTATGTTCCACACTACGCAAAAGATGAAGACCCCTTCTCATCCAAACTCTCCTGGGAAGCTGATGTTGTAGCCGGCATTTACCTTACAGTGATTG gtgtgCTTTCAACCCTGGGAAATGGTTACGTCTTATATATGGCtttcaaaaagaagaaaaagttaCGGCCAGCGGAGATAATGACAATAAATCTGGCGGTATGCGACCTGGGAATTTCAg TCTCCGGGAAGCCCTTCTGCATTGTGTCCTTCTTCAGTCACCGCTGGGTTTTTGGTTGGACGCTTTGCCGGTGCTATGGGtggattggatttttttttggcacGGGCAGTCTTATTACATTGACTGTCGTAAGTTTGGACAGGTACCTGAAAATCTGCCATATGAGATACG GCACCTGGTTGAAAAGACATCATGCTTTTATTAGTTTAATGTTCATCTGGTCCTACGCTTCCTTATGGGCCACCTTACCGCTGGTGGGAGTTGGGAACTACGCTCCAGAACCCTTTGGGACATCTTGCACGTTGGATTGGTGGCTGGCCCAGTCTTCCCTGAGTGGAAAAGTTTTTGTGATCACAATACTGTTTGCCTGCCTTATTTTACCCGCATCAATAATAGTATTTTCGTATGCAAAGATTATTGCCAAAGTAAAATCTTCCGCCAAAGAAATTGCTCACTTTGATACCAGAAATCAAAAAAACCATAAGCTGGAGATAAAACTGACCAAG GTGGCGATGTTGATCTGCGCGGGCTTCCTGTTTGCGTGGATTCCGTACGCAGTGGTGTCCGTATGGTCAGCGTTTGGACGGCCGGATTCAGTTCCAATTAAAGTTTCGGTGATACCGACTTTGCTTGCGAAATCAGCAGCTATGTACAATCCAATTATTTACCAAGTCATAGACTACAAAAGCACATGCTGCAGACCTAAAAAATCCCTGCAGAAAGCACATTCCAG GGTCTACACAATCCCTCCAGGTGAATGA